A single window of Microplitis demolitor isolate Queensland-Clemson2020A chromosome 7, iyMicDemo2.1a, whole genome shotgun sequence DNA harbors:
- the LOC103577083 gene encoding annulin isoform X2 — MFYRFYDRYRTPNDERFRTFPFRFHWGDFDTPMLTILRLDPLISDNGEAHNTSRYEIMTREEGDSRLVVRRGQEFFMRLHLNRDYDSDIDGVSIIFSLDGIKKPQYGHGTFMVAPLLNPGEESEDAWHATLYTREAQAIVIKISSPANAPIGKWKMEIDTKHKESGGAISFNVEEPFYLLFNPWCPEDVVYIEDGAKRHEYVLLDTGLIWRGNKNTISASPWKFGQFERDVLDCALHLMTTVGAVRASSRNDPVVITRVLSAVVNSNDDNGLLMGNWSGDYSGGTAPTKWLGSQKILQEYYKTKKPVKYGQCWIFAGVLSTVCKTLGLPSRVVTNFSSAHDTQGSRTVDYFVDKKGEIMEELTTDSVWNFHVWSEVWMKRLDLGSDCDGWQAIDATPQETSEGSFRCGPTSVAAIKNGEVLRPYDGGFLYAAVNADKVYWRYNGPTQPLKLVSKDTQGIGQYISTKAVGVWGREDITLNYKYPETSNKEREAMLKALRQSESIFSRYYLNEQFNDIIFDFKLIDDVVVGQPFSVVLMMKNRSKENKYRVSVVLRVDVVLYTGKVGGSVKTFESDHLVKPGSYEEVRLDVSWNEYAPRMLDQSAFNVACLANVKDTNFEYFAQDDFRVTKPIIDVDRQTEAIVGYILDATASFINPLPVTLTGGKFLIDGPGLDQQLKIKVPNDVPPGEKVSCKFSMIPKFSGRSTIVAKFYSKELDDVDGFVNFMVLEAPTSNGNGYR; from the exons ATGTTTTACAGATTTTATGATCGCTACCGTACCCCAAACGACGAACGCTTTAGAACATTTCCATTTAGATTTCATT gggGAGATTTTGATACGCCAATGTTGACTATATTGAGATTAGACCCACTTATCTCCGATAATGGCGAAGCTCACAATACATCACGTTATGAAATAATGACTCGTGAAGAAGGTGACTCGAGATTGGTCGTAAGACGTGGGCAGGAATTTTTTATGCGACTGCATCTTAACCGTGATTACGATTCCGACATCGATGGGGTATCAATTATCTTCTCGTTGGATGGAATTAAAAAACCCCAGTATGGACACGGAACTTTCATGGTCGCGCCTTTGCTCAATCCGGGAGAGGAGTCGGAAGACGCATGGCACGCAACTTTATACACTAGGGAAGCTCAAGCCATTGtgataaaa ATATCGTCACCAGCTAATGCGCCAATAGGAAAATGGAAAATGGAAATCGATACAAAGCACAAGGAATCTGGTGGCGCGATAAGTTTCAATGTCGAAGAacccttttatttattatttaacccATGGTGTCCAG AGGACGTAGTTTACATAGAAGACGGTGCTAAGCGCCATGAGTACGTTTTGCTGGACACCGGTTTAATTTGGCGAGGGAACAAAAACACAATCAGCGCATCCCCATGGAAATTCGGACAGTTTGAACGCGATGTGCTGGACTGTGCTCTACATTTGATGACAACTGTAGGAGCCGTTCGTGCATCATCGCGTAATGATCCAGTTGTAATAACGCGGGTACTTTCAGCGGTAGTTAATTCTAATGATGACAATGGTCTTCTGATGGGTAACTGGTCCGGTGATTACAGCGGAGGTACAGCGCCGACAAAGTGGCTTGGGTCCCAGAAAATACTCCAAGAATActacaaaactaaaaaaccTGTTAAATATGGACAGTGCTGGATATTTGCTGGAGTTCTTTCTACTGTTTGTAAGACTCTAGGACTTCCTAGTCGTGTTGTCACTAATTTTTCTAGTGCTCATGACACCCAGGGTAGTCGTACAGTTGATTactttgttgataaaaaaggAGAAATTATGGAAGAATTAACAACCGATTCAGTTTG GAACTTCCATGTTTGGAGTGAAGTCTGGATGAAAAGGTTGGATCTTGGCTCTGATTGTGATGGTTGGCAGGCAATTGACGCAACACCTCAAGAAACGAGCGAAGGATCTTTTCGTTGTGGTCCTACTTCTGTTGCTGCGATTAAAAATGGCGAAGTTTTACGTCCTTATGACGGAGGATTTTTATATGCGGCAGTAAATGCTGACAAAGTTTACTGGAGATACAATGGACCTACTCAGCCATTGAAATTAGTGTCGAAAGATACTCAAGg aattggTCAATATATCAGTACAAAAGCAGTCGGAGTATGGGGTCGTGAAGATATTactctaaattataaatatccgGAAA cttcCAATAAAGAACGAGAAGCTATGCTGAAAGCATTACGTCAAAGTGAATCAATTTTCAGTCGTTACTATTTAAATGAACAGTTCAATGACATCATTTTTGACTTCAAGCTTATAGACGACGTTGTCGTTGGCCAACCTTTCAG tgTCGTACTAATGATGAAAAATCGTagcaaagaaaataaataccgCGTTTCAGTGGTACTCAGAGTTGATGTCGTTCTCTATACGGGAAAAGTTGGTGGTTCAGTAAAGACTTTTGAGTCTGATCATTTAGTTAAGCCAGGATCATATGAAGAAGTACGATTAGATGTTTCATGGAATGAATATGCTCCAAGAATGTTAGATCAGTCGGCTTTTAATGTCGCGTGTCTAGCAAATGTGAAAGACActaattttgaatactttgctCAGGATGATTTTCGTGTTACAAAACCTATTATTGATGTTGAT agACAAACAGAAGCTATTGTCGGTTATATCTTAGACGCAACGGCAAGTTTCATAAATCCTCTACCGGTAACACTGACAggaggtaaatttttaattgacggACCTGGTCTAGAccaacaattaaaaatcaaagtacCCAATGACGTTCCGCCTGGAGAAAAAGTCAGTTGCAAATTTTCTATGATTCCGAAATTTTCGGGACGGAGTACGATTGTCGCTAAGTTTTACTCCAAGGAACTTGATGACGTCGACGGGTTTGTCAATTTTATGGTCCTTGAAGCCCCGACTTCCAACGGTAACGGTTACCGTTGA
- the LOC103577083 gene encoding annulin isoform X1 has translation MGNCCSSCSKKFRSFFRKRQCNIRMNNLNSKPESLPKPPSACQNGGDFDTPMLTILRLDPLISDNGEAHNTSRYEIMTREEGDSRLVVRRGQEFFMRLHLNRDYDSDIDGVSIIFSLDGIKKPQYGHGTFMVAPLLNPGEESEDAWHATLYTREAQAIVIKISSPANAPIGKWKMEIDTKHKESGGAISFNVEEPFYLLFNPWCPEDVVYIEDGAKRHEYVLLDTGLIWRGNKNTISASPWKFGQFERDVLDCALHLMTTVGAVRASSRNDPVVITRVLSAVVNSNDDNGLLMGNWSGDYSGGTAPTKWLGSQKILQEYYKTKKPVKYGQCWIFAGVLSTVCKTLGLPSRVVTNFSSAHDTQGSRTVDYFVDKKGEIMEELTTDSVWNFHVWSEVWMKRLDLGSDCDGWQAIDATPQETSEGSFRCGPTSVAAIKNGEVLRPYDGGFLYAAVNADKVYWRYNGPTQPLKLVSKDTQGIGQYISTKAVGVWGREDITLNYKYPETSNKEREAMLKALRQSESIFSRYYLNEQFNDIIFDFKLIDDVVVGQPFSVVLMMKNRSKENKYRVSVVLRVDVVLYTGKVGGSVKTFESDHLVKPGSYEEVRLDVSWNEYAPRMLDQSAFNVACLANVKDTNFEYFAQDDFRVTKPIIDVDRQTEAIVGYILDATASFINPLPVTLTGGKFLIDGPGLDQQLKIKVPNDVPPGEKVSCKFSMIPKFSGRSTIVAKFYSKELDDVDGFVNFMVLEAPTSNGNGYR, from the exons gggGAGATTTTGATACGCCAATGTTGACTATATTGAGATTAGACCCACTTATCTCCGATAATGGCGAAGCTCACAATACATCACGTTATGAAATAATGACTCGTGAAGAAGGTGACTCGAGATTGGTCGTAAGACGTGGGCAGGAATTTTTTATGCGACTGCATCTTAACCGTGATTACGATTCCGACATCGATGGGGTATCAATTATCTTCTCGTTGGATGGAATTAAAAAACCCCAGTATGGACACGGAACTTTCATGGTCGCGCCTTTGCTCAATCCGGGAGAGGAGTCGGAAGACGCATGGCACGCAACTTTATACACTAGGGAAGCTCAAGCCATTGtgataaaa ATATCGTCACCAGCTAATGCGCCAATAGGAAAATGGAAAATGGAAATCGATACAAAGCACAAGGAATCTGGTGGCGCGATAAGTTTCAATGTCGAAGAacccttttatttattatttaacccATGGTGTCCAG AGGACGTAGTTTACATAGAAGACGGTGCTAAGCGCCATGAGTACGTTTTGCTGGACACCGGTTTAATTTGGCGAGGGAACAAAAACACAATCAGCGCATCCCCATGGAAATTCGGACAGTTTGAACGCGATGTGCTGGACTGTGCTCTACATTTGATGACAACTGTAGGAGCCGTTCGTGCATCATCGCGTAATGATCCAGTTGTAATAACGCGGGTACTTTCAGCGGTAGTTAATTCTAATGATGACAATGGTCTTCTGATGGGTAACTGGTCCGGTGATTACAGCGGAGGTACAGCGCCGACAAAGTGGCTTGGGTCCCAGAAAATACTCCAAGAATActacaaaactaaaaaaccTGTTAAATATGGACAGTGCTGGATATTTGCTGGAGTTCTTTCTACTGTTTGTAAGACTCTAGGACTTCCTAGTCGTGTTGTCACTAATTTTTCTAGTGCTCATGACACCCAGGGTAGTCGTACAGTTGATTactttgttgataaaaaaggAGAAATTATGGAAGAATTAACAACCGATTCAGTTTG GAACTTCCATGTTTGGAGTGAAGTCTGGATGAAAAGGTTGGATCTTGGCTCTGATTGTGATGGTTGGCAGGCAATTGACGCAACACCTCAAGAAACGAGCGAAGGATCTTTTCGTTGTGGTCCTACTTCTGTTGCTGCGATTAAAAATGGCGAAGTTTTACGTCCTTATGACGGAGGATTTTTATATGCGGCAGTAAATGCTGACAAAGTTTACTGGAGATACAATGGACCTACTCAGCCATTGAAATTAGTGTCGAAAGATACTCAAGg aattggTCAATATATCAGTACAAAAGCAGTCGGAGTATGGGGTCGTGAAGATATTactctaaattataaatatccgGAAA cttcCAATAAAGAACGAGAAGCTATGCTGAAAGCATTACGTCAAAGTGAATCAATTTTCAGTCGTTACTATTTAAATGAACAGTTCAATGACATCATTTTTGACTTCAAGCTTATAGACGACGTTGTCGTTGGCCAACCTTTCAG tgTCGTACTAATGATGAAAAATCGTagcaaagaaaataaataccgCGTTTCAGTGGTACTCAGAGTTGATGTCGTTCTCTATACGGGAAAAGTTGGTGGTTCAGTAAAGACTTTTGAGTCTGATCATTTAGTTAAGCCAGGATCATATGAAGAAGTACGATTAGATGTTTCATGGAATGAATATGCTCCAAGAATGTTAGATCAGTCGGCTTTTAATGTCGCGTGTCTAGCAAATGTGAAAGACActaattttgaatactttgctCAGGATGATTTTCGTGTTACAAAACCTATTATTGATGTTGAT agACAAACAGAAGCTATTGTCGGTTATATCTTAGACGCAACGGCAAGTTTCATAAATCCTCTACCGGTAACACTGACAggaggtaaatttttaattgacggACCTGGTCTAGAccaacaattaaaaatcaaagtacCCAATGACGTTCCGCCTGGAGAAAAAGTCAGTTGCAAATTTTCTATGATTCCGAAATTTTCGGGACGGAGTACGATTGTCGCTAAGTTTTACTCCAAGGAACTTGATGACGTCGACGGGTTTGTCAATTTTATGGTCCTTGAAGCCCCGACTTCCAACGGTAACGGTTACCGTTGA
- the LOC103577083 gene encoding annulin isoform X3 has protein sequence MLTILRLDPLISDNGEAHNTSRYEIMTREEGDSRLVVRRGQEFFMRLHLNRDYDSDIDGVSIIFSLDGIKKPQYGHGTFMVAPLLNPGEESEDAWHATLYTREAQAIVIKISSPANAPIGKWKMEIDTKHKESGGAISFNVEEPFYLLFNPWCPEDVVYIEDGAKRHEYVLLDTGLIWRGNKNTISASPWKFGQFERDVLDCALHLMTTVGAVRASSRNDPVVITRVLSAVVNSNDDNGLLMGNWSGDYSGGTAPTKWLGSQKILQEYYKTKKPVKYGQCWIFAGVLSTVCKTLGLPSRVVTNFSSAHDTQGSRTVDYFVDKKGEIMEELTTDSVWNFHVWSEVWMKRLDLGSDCDGWQAIDATPQETSEGSFRCGPTSVAAIKNGEVLRPYDGGFLYAAVNADKVYWRYNGPTQPLKLVSKDTQGIGQYISTKAVGVWGREDITLNYKYPETSNKEREAMLKALRQSESIFSRYYLNEQFNDIIFDFKLIDDVVVGQPFSVVLMMKNRSKENKYRVSVVLRVDVVLYTGKVGGSVKTFESDHLVKPGSYEEVRLDVSWNEYAPRMLDQSAFNVACLANVKDTNFEYFAQDDFRVTKPIIDVDRQTEAIVGYILDATASFINPLPVTLTGGKFLIDGPGLDQQLKIKVPNDVPPGEKVSCKFSMIPKFSGRSTIVAKFYSKELDDVDGFVNFMVLEAPTSNGNGYR, from the exons ATGTTGACTATATTGAGATTAGACCCACTTATCTCCGATAATGGCGAAGCTCACAATACATCACGTTATGAAATAATGACTCGTGAAGAAGGTGACTCGAGATTGGTCGTAAGACGTGGGCAGGAATTTTTTATGCGACTGCATCTTAACCGTGATTACGATTCCGACATCGATGGGGTATCAATTATCTTCTCGTTGGATGGAATTAAAAAACCCCAGTATGGACACGGAACTTTCATGGTCGCGCCTTTGCTCAATCCGGGAGAGGAGTCGGAAGACGCATGGCACGCAACTTTATACACTAGGGAAGCTCAAGCCATTGtgataaaa ATATCGTCACCAGCTAATGCGCCAATAGGAAAATGGAAAATGGAAATCGATACAAAGCACAAGGAATCTGGTGGCGCGATAAGTTTCAATGTCGAAGAacccttttatttattatttaacccATGGTGTCCAG AGGACGTAGTTTACATAGAAGACGGTGCTAAGCGCCATGAGTACGTTTTGCTGGACACCGGTTTAATTTGGCGAGGGAACAAAAACACAATCAGCGCATCCCCATGGAAATTCGGACAGTTTGAACGCGATGTGCTGGACTGTGCTCTACATTTGATGACAACTGTAGGAGCCGTTCGTGCATCATCGCGTAATGATCCAGTTGTAATAACGCGGGTACTTTCAGCGGTAGTTAATTCTAATGATGACAATGGTCTTCTGATGGGTAACTGGTCCGGTGATTACAGCGGAGGTACAGCGCCGACAAAGTGGCTTGGGTCCCAGAAAATACTCCAAGAATActacaaaactaaaaaaccTGTTAAATATGGACAGTGCTGGATATTTGCTGGAGTTCTTTCTACTGTTTGTAAGACTCTAGGACTTCCTAGTCGTGTTGTCACTAATTTTTCTAGTGCTCATGACACCCAGGGTAGTCGTACAGTTGATTactttgttgataaaaaaggAGAAATTATGGAAGAATTAACAACCGATTCAGTTTG GAACTTCCATGTTTGGAGTGAAGTCTGGATGAAAAGGTTGGATCTTGGCTCTGATTGTGATGGTTGGCAGGCAATTGACGCAACACCTCAAGAAACGAGCGAAGGATCTTTTCGTTGTGGTCCTACTTCTGTTGCTGCGATTAAAAATGGCGAAGTTTTACGTCCTTATGACGGAGGATTTTTATATGCGGCAGTAAATGCTGACAAAGTTTACTGGAGATACAATGGACCTACTCAGCCATTGAAATTAGTGTCGAAAGATACTCAAGg aattggTCAATATATCAGTACAAAAGCAGTCGGAGTATGGGGTCGTGAAGATATTactctaaattataaatatccgGAAA cttcCAATAAAGAACGAGAAGCTATGCTGAAAGCATTACGTCAAAGTGAATCAATTTTCAGTCGTTACTATTTAAATGAACAGTTCAATGACATCATTTTTGACTTCAAGCTTATAGACGACGTTGTCGTTGGCCAACCTTTCAG tgTCGTACTAATGATGAAAAATCGTagcaaagaaaataaataccgCGTTTCAGTGGTACTCAGAGTTGATGTCGTTCTCTATACGGGAAAAGTTGGTGGTTCAGTAAAGACTTTTGAGTCTGATCATTTAGTTAAGCCAGGATCATATGAAGAAGTACGATTAGATGTTTCATGGAATGAATATGCTCCAAGAATGTTAGATCAGTCGGCTTTTAATGTCGCGTGTCTAGCAAATGTGAAAGACActaattttgaatactttgctCAGGATGATTTTCGTGTTACAAAACCTATTATTGATGTTGAT agACAAACAGAAGCTATTGTCGGTTATATCTTAGACGCAACGGCAAGTTTCATAAATCCTCTACCGGTAACACTGACAggaggtaaatttttaattgacggACCTGGTCTAGAccaacaattaaaaatcaaagtacCCAATGACGTTCCGCCTGGAGAAAAAGTCAGTTGCAAATTTTCTATGATTCCGAAATTTTCGGGACGGAGTACGATTGTCGCTAAGTTTTACTCCAAGGAACTTGATGACGTCGACGGGTTTGTCAATTTTATGGTCCTTGAAGCCCCGACTTCCAACGGTAACGGTTACCGTTGA